One Salvia miltiorrhiza cultivar Shanhuang (shh) chromosome 6, IMPLAD_Smil_shh, whole genome shotgun sequence genomic window, TGAATCCAGGATCTCAGGCCTTGGACATTAACCGTCTACAGCTAggccaacacatgcacacagTATAATCTTATGATATTCTCTTTGTCCACGAAATgaatactcatattttctttttgatccGTCCatcaaatgagtactcatttacTTTTTTGATAAGTGTACCCCACAATAAAAGTGGATCATTTATTCcacacacacttaatcaatttcttaaaattcgtaccACTCCGGAATAAGTAGTCATTATATGTTGCTTATTCAAGAACCCCGGAATAGGTACTCATTATATGTTGCTTATTCAAGAACTACAAAGCAAAAGCACAAATAAGAAAAGCCCAAGTTATAAAGTAAGTTGATGGGAACGATGGCTGAAGCCCATCAacttttccttcttgttttAAGTTAAATAATGAGTTAGAAAATtgagtttaaaaaaaatcttaattagACGAAAAAATTGGAAGAGTATATAATACAAGTAACATATTATAATAggattatatttgtaaattgataATAGTttataagataataaaaaaaataaattaaggttaaaaaacttattttttttaaagaacttataaattattaaagctTAATTTTATAACTTAGGAGCAAGCCCGGCTCGTTAACatttaaaaaaaggaaaattaattaattttcgacCGTTGCACGATTCAATTCTTTTTATGTAATTTTCAATTCCTAATGTAATTGAATTTCCAAATTGCAATTTAATATCCCAggttcctcaaaaaaaaaaaattaatatcccAAGGGATGGCTATATAGAGAGGTGGATGCTCATGCTCTAACTACTTATACATGGCGCAAGCGTGAGCCCCATTATCTCCTAAGATTCTAACAGAAGGGATATATGCTGCATTCACCTGAGTTAAATTCTCGGTAGTTTTAACAAAACCCTACAATTTTCTGATCCAAAATTTTACACATTTCACAATTTATACTGAAAAATACTAGTTGCCATTGCTTTACATGATTTCAAAATCCCACATTTGGAACACTGAATTGATTTGGATATACTTTAGTAGCTGGAAAACAGACTTATCACAGTAAAAATGAGGGAAATTTGTTTTaatgtataaaaataatttaaagatttAACATACACAGTAGAAGTTGGTACATAAACTGGTAGAACAAATGTACACTATTTCTTTTTCCTACCCGGGCCAGCcttggtctttttgttagcagaATTCTTCTCAGATGTCTCCTGTCATAAACAAGAGACCATAATGATTCTCACCAAATTTATTATCAACAGGGATACTACCAGCAAATAACAAACCAAACTAGTAATTCTTTTCTAGAGCGATACACCATAGCTCAAAACCCTGCCTTGGGAGTAAAACAGAGTTGTAAAAGAAAACATGAATATCAACTGCATAACCAAAAATGTAGAGCACCTGTGAATTTTGTTAGAATTTCATACATATTACTCATAGCAGAACTTCTTTTACTATTATGTGACTTAACTAAGGCTGAAACATTGCTCTCTCGACTTCATGAGCCACTGCACAAGCTTCCAAGCCAAGACCAACAGATGCTGCAAATCAGCTTAGGGATGGAAGTGATGCTACAGTAGCATTCACCTTAAGCATGTCACCACCCATTTCAACACCAATTAAGATTACAACGAAAAATTCAAGAAATAACTCTATCTGGTCATGTTGCATTAGGATTGAAGGGGTTCTATCTGAGAGTAAATTGGAGGATAAAGATTTCCAACAGATGCCAAAAATAGATCAAAAGATTTGGTAATGGATTTGAAATCCATAGTTCTCATTTTCCAAAATCTTTGTTTGCTCTTAAATTCTTCTACCCAAACTTAGTTTACAGTCTCTTAGAAGCTTAACTTCTCCAACAGGGGCAGGCAATATACAGATTAACTGAAAATATCTTCAGATTCCTAGAACTCCACTTTCTTTGGCTGACAAcgattatagtttttttttttttgagagagacaACGATTATAGTTGTTAACACAGAGTCCTTGCACTTTTATTTGCACTAGCAGAAATCATGAGCATTGTAAGTGATTTGTACATCTATCCAAAATAATCAACAAATTAATGCTcattttattctatttatattttttctgaaACAATAACACAAACAAATCGAGAGTCGTAACAGATACAAATGAAAAGAAACTTTGAAGAACTGGGTACAAGTTCATGTAACATATTCCTATATTATCTTGAATTTCTCAAAACAACCTAATTCAAGGGGTAATCAAGGCACTCCAGCACAACTaagtaattttacaatttatCTAAAATATCCCAGTGTCTGCACATGATTTTAATTCAGCATATTACAAATGGCATGATGCATAGAGGTAGTTATAAAAAGGGAAATGCATATTTCAGCCCCTGcacttttcacttttctttttactcttcttcttttggAATATAGTCAAGTGCAAGGATAATATCTATGACTAATGGACccaattatgaaaaaaataacaaaagcTGAAAGCAACGGGACCAAAATATTGGTATTCCCAAATAATAAAGCAAGATGTTCATCACTAGATTCTATATTTTGATAATAAAAGTATTAATGAAAAGTGCTATGGTATCAATATAATCCTGCTTGCGAAAATATAAAGAAGTATGCAGGAACGGATATGCCCACAAACAACCAACCCTTTTAGCCAGCCGTCAAAGAACTAATAATTGAATTATTCAATCAACCAGAAAATACAGTTTTGATTCTTAGTAGAAAGAAAAATACCTTTCGTTTAGCAGGTACCGATGTGTTTGTAACCGGTTTAAAGAATGATTCCAACCTGCTCAGAGCAACAGAGTGAGAAAATGAACTATATCAAGGTTAAAATATTCATTAGATCTCTTATTCATCAGCCAATTCATACCGGCCCTGGGACGATTTATTCTTGGCTGCCTTGATTTTTTCAATTGCCTAGACAACATGGATTGAACAACATATTACAAATGTGATAATGTGTCTTTTCGGCAGTTTTTTGGGGTTGGTTAGTCGCTATTGATACAAAGGAAAGTGGGCATGTACCTTGGTTACTCTGTCACTGTTGAATCCATTTTCATTTACCAAAAAGCTTATCAATCCCTAAAGTAGAAATAGATAAAATTGTCATATATCAAAATGCAAAACAAGTTTAAGAAGATTGCCAAAGCCAATTGCCTGTTCATCTGGAGGTGACCACTTAAGCTCATCATCATTAGTTAACACTGATGGTTCTTTAAAGAGCGTTCGAGCTTCTTGATATGGCCAATCTTCTGGTATCTGGTACCTGAAAGAATATAGTTGCATATAATCATTGAGTAAAATGAAATAGTCTGAGGTACTACATAGATTATCAGAAAAGACAATATTACTTGCACGAACTACTAAAAATAcaaatctacaactccttaattcccgtgccgaaaccaaacgtgtcaagattcgtgggacggagggagtattttaagaAAGCAAATTGCTTTTGTTCAGTAGGACAGTATTAGCATATGCATACATCTAATTCTATAGATCACAACCAGCCATCAAAGCAAGAAATTAAGATACAACagatataaaaatgaaatatgatcTATAGCACACTTGGAAGGGTTTTCATTCTAATAATTTCTGTCTGACTCCTTCCGTAACTCGTAAGATCCACTAGAATATTTAGTGTTATATTCTACTCATCACATAAGAGATTAAACTTTATGTTCAATGCAAACTGCACAATGCTGAACATGAGATTAGTTATCTccgagcaaaaaaaaaaaaaattctctttagTAAAGAACATTACACATCCTGTTTCtattaatataattgaatatggTAAACTTAAGCACTTGATACAAAATATGCAGCACCTTTCTTTATTGATATTCTCCAGAATGTTCTCAATCGAGCCATGTTGGCGAATCAGCTTCAAAGCAGTCATTCCTCCAATACCTGAGAAGGTTCAGCACATCTTAGATGAATTTATAGAAAAATCAAAGCAGTAAGGATTTATTTCCAAATTTAGCTTGTGGTAGGGGTTAGGATGCCAGGGTGGGAAGAAAGATATATGCAGCAGTAAGTTGGAATGAATACCCACTTAAGTGTTACCCAAGTCCATATTAAATTTAAGGATAGGCAAGTCATTTTCTTGATCTAGTAAAGACAGAAACAGAACAGAGCATTGAGGTGATGAGAGTGATCTTTATGCAAAATCAAAGAGAGTACATTTCCTACAGATCAGTTACcagaaaaaaatttaaatttgagaagAATAGACACAACTGCTGATTAGAGAAACATTCAAGGCAGCAATGGAAAATATAGGAGCAAGGAAGCAGATTTTTTTCCAGAACGAAAGCTCATCTTATTACATTGGCACTTATAGACTTCAGTACTGCACTAACTCCATTTTATTGCACCTGCTTTAAGACTACTGATACCAGCATTAGAGCATAATCATTGGGTTAAGTGGACTTCCATTTAAGTGCCTTTCCAACTGAACATGCCACCGTGCTGTGTGTTTAACAATGAACTGATTAAAACAATTCTGTGCTAAGGGTGTTACGTCAAACTATCCCAGCGCCCTCCCACTACTTTACTACATACACaaggaaaatggaggaaaagTCCTTGATACCACTTGGACAGGTTGCGCAAAATTACCTCTAATGCTATCACAGTAATCACAACCACAGAGAATGCAAAAGTCTATAAATTGGTCCATTGTGAGATTCAGTTCCTCCAGAACCTGTAACCATCAGTGAATCAGACACAGCAAGTTTAAAAATTGACTGAAATTCCTTAGTACCTTTGAGACTTCAAATTCCATCACTGGGATCTTTTTTGAACTAGGATCCATTAAATGGCGCAAAAACTTCGGAGCTCCAAAAGTAAGGGAATCCATGTCCTCAGAAGCTACAGCATAAACCTAACGAGCAAATGAACTTTACATATACGTACCGAGAACAAAGTAAATCATATCCCATTACTTAAGTTAAATTGTCTTGTTCATAGGGTCTCAGCCATGACACTTCAGAGCACTGATATAGACATAGTAATTCTCTATAATTAAAGAAAAGCTTGAAGCTATTCTTGTTTTGTAGCTATATTTATCACAGATTAGTTTCACCAAGAATTGTTATGACAGCGCTTTTTATCAGATAATCAATGCTATTAACATGTGTACCTTGTCTGCTTTACAAAGTGCGGCACATTGAGCCTCTGCTTCAGAAGGAGCCTAACAAGTGATAACAAATACTATCATGAGAACTGATTTATGGTCCCCGTCCCAAGCCAAATACAGGATTAGATGAAGGAATATGTGTAAAGCACAGAGTTTATGAAAGAACTTATTTCTTTGAATCACCTCAATCACCGGTACTCCCATAAGTCTAAGAAGCTTCTTGCAATCATCATTGTGCTGTTTTGTGACCTGAGCAATTCAAAGTGAATGTCCTAAGTTGTTTTGAATAAGCTGTAGTGAGTCTATTCTATAAATACAACTAAGAGGAAAGTAAAATCTACGTATATAAGTATAATATGATTAAAATTGCAGAACAAGATACAGCTGTATAGTTCAAAGGCCAAAAGAATGCGAGCTCACCTTTACAGTTCTTTTACTGAATTTTTCAATATCCTCCTTGTTCCCAGTCTGCAACAATAAAAGCAATATGTTATGAGAGTTATCAGTACACAATAATTGAGAAGAAGGATTGCTGGACTTGATCAAAAGGAGCAATTGGGCTATAGATGGGTGGTagatataaaaatgaatttttgcaAGCGTCTATTTGAGTAATCAACCTCCTGTGCGGTATTTAGGTCCTCAGTAGCATCTGCTCGTTTTGAGTATCTGCATTCAGAAATTCAGCAGTAACCTACCATCCAAGATTAATAATACAACGGAGTAAATAAAAACAGCATCTATGGGGCATCAAATACCGCTTTGCAAGTTCTTGCTTCTTCAAGTCTGGTGGTTTTCCATCAAACACATAGCTATTGAGAAAACGGAGAACACCTTAGAAAGAGCTATAAAAATAGGAAACATGATACAAGCAACACGAATAGGAGGGAAGGAAACAAGTTACACTGGTTTAATTCCAGCCTCCAAAAGTCTGATTGTCCTAGAGAACATCCCTTGCAAGTGACTGAAAAACATAATATGAGAGGGGAGGGATGTATATACAAACAATGATGATGAGTGGAGAATGTGAGAGTTTTgtaaaaatataacaatttaAACCAATCAAGCTACCATCTCCTAGAAAGCATGCTCTTGCAACTAACAGCCATACAATGTGCATATCAGCTATTGCAAGAATGATTAGATTACTTGTTTTCTGCAATATGATAAAGAAATGTATTCAACAGTATTCCTCTATTCACATCTATAGGTATAAACAAGGTtgaaaatatcatattttaaaaatataccaGTACTTTGGTTTTAAATATATACCATGGATATATAGATAGCACTGTGGATATGGGTGacgatttattaatttatttaaatttaacatGGATTTTTCGGGAATGTCACAACAAACTTTAATTAAATAGTACAATGAAATTATATAGTATTTATAATGATGAATATATAATAAACCATATAAACATTGTGTTTTTACTAAAGGGGGAAAAAAAGCATTGTTTGATACTACAGTAAGACTCATAGTGTTCTTAGCACCAAAAGATGCCCTATGAGGTCGAATACATAAAACGGATGCAACTAATGAATAACTTTTTACATttgcaattaattattttacgTTTTCTAATTTACCAATAAATCAATGGTATGGTTGAAACTACCAACTTTTTTCGAATTTCTACAATATTTGAATCAACATTCACCCAATTTGTACTATGATTTCACAATATTTTACCATCATaatgaaaagagaaaatatttacCCTTATTAGTATCGATATCAGAACCCTAAAAAATGTGAAATATCCCAAATATTTCAATCATTTGGTATAAGGATATAGCAATAACCTTTTTTTTCACATGACGCATTTTTTACTCCAGTAATTAACATTGAGGACCTAGGGAACTGTTTGTGAAATCTGTAACACCATACATGCAGAAACCTTTAAATTTTGTCAAAAAGGGAAGCTTTACTACATAGATGAAGAACGGTTCCTAATTCCAACTTATGATAAACCTACACAACATGAGATGTCTTAAAAGCTTGCACATAGAGATCCAATACCTAGTCACATCACCAGCTTCATTAGTGAGCATTTCAGTGCCGCTTCTTCCAACAACAATCTGCcatcatcataaaaaataaattatcgaGGTATTAAGTTTTTTCTCGCTGCACTAGGCTCTGAGATTTCGTTCATTATAACAATGTAGCCACTACAAAATCATGTATCCACACTATCAAATGATAAGTTCATTCCTCAAACGCAAAAGCTCAAACAGACCCCAGCGAACGGCCAGATGGAATATTTTTCTTTACTAACAGGATTCCCATATCATTTCTCCATTTGAAAAGACACATTTTGTTCATAAGAGAAAGGGGAATTTACGTACAAGGAATTGGTATATGCTCATGCTGGCATCGATAGCGATTTTGCGGCCAAAATAGCTCTCAAATTTCTGCTCTTTCATCGAGTTTGGCGCATTGTCGGCCAACAGCTTCGTTAAACCCTATAAATTTCGCGAAATTCAAGAGTTGAGACTGTATATACAATTATGCAATGTTGATAGTGAACGAAAGAAATGGATACCTTTATTCCCATTTGATTAGCACAAAAGTGAAGAAATGGCAAGGAATTTGTCGACAGTTAGAAAGAAATGGTAGCAAGGGAGAGTGGGGAGTGTAGGGTTTTGGTTCTTCCCGCCTATTTGAGAGTGCCTTTGATGCGAGGAAGTATATGCTTACAATTTTTGTTCAAACTATCACTTTAAAGCATGTGAAGTGGGCGAGCTCCTTTGGGCCTCCATAGAGGTGGAGCTCTGCTATAGTCCTATTATTTGAAAATCgatttctaaataaaataaatattaatattaatttctaaaactaaaaatttaaattacaactGAATA contains:
- the LOC130989641 gene encoding flap endonuclease 1, whose product is MGIKGLTKLLADNAPNSMKEQKFESYFGRKIAIDASMSIYQFLIVVGRSGTEMLTNEAGDVTSHLQGMFSRTIRLLEAGIKPVYVFDGKPPDLKKQELAKRYSKRADATEDLNTAQETGNKEDIEKFSKRTVKVTKQHNDDCKKLLRLMGVPVIEAPSEAEAQCAALCKADKVYAVASEDMDSLTFGAPKFLRHLMDPSSKKIPVMEFEVSKVLEELNLTMDQFIDFCILCGCDYCDSIRGIGGMTALKLIRQHGSIENILENINKERYQIPEDWPYQEARTLFKEPSVLTNDDELKWSPPDEQGLISFLVNENGFNSDRVTKAIEKIKAAKNKSSQGRLESFFKPVTNTSVPAKRKETSEKNSANKKTKAGPGRKKK